A genome region from Wielerella bovis includes the following:
- the yidD gene encoding membrane protein insertion efficiency factor YidD, translating into MLGKILLALIRFYQLAISPLIPPRCRYVPSCSQYAIEAIRKHGACKGGCLAAKRLCRCHPWGGSGYDPVP; encoded by the coding sequence ATGCTTGGTAAAATCTTGCTTGCGCTGATACGTTTTTATCAACTGGCTATCAGCCCGCTGATTCCACCACGTTGCCGCTATGTGCCAAGCTGTTCGCAATACGCGATAGAAGCCATTCGCAAACACGGTGCGTGCAAAGGCGGTTGTTTGGCTGCCAAAAGATTGTGTCGTTGCCATCCTTGGGGTGGTAGCGGTTACGACCCTGTTCCATGA